A genomic region of Caloenas nicobarica isolate bCalNic1 chromosome 9, bCalNic1.hap1, whole genome shotgun sequence contains the following coding sequences:
- the NKD1 gene encoding protein naked cuticle homolog 1 isoform X4, translating into MEHSLCQDLLSDWGVALPPEKTDGVCSGDEKKAEKESDTRTGSKKQLKFEELQCDVSVEEDNRQEWTFTLYDFDNNGRVTREDITSLLHTIYEVVDASVNHSPSSSKTLRVKLTVAPDGSQKKRSILLNHTDVQSARHRAESKANEEGRSAEKKQRAALRYHQSENNPEQSGCYRHCVDENIERRNHYLDLAGIENYTSKFGPGSPPAAQKHDPPSRVVNQTRSRSHEPDTFHAHHRKSQVVDPSHVHLAESSYAKIAEIQQRLRNQDSNKHFVRSPKAQGKNIAAVHPGRAVRNKAFPGAPMAMASPSARVGQNLPYLPLQSQQVHKKHKQRAKENHQMCKNFQSPGTVVEKEHVRDLPTVILYEGQVGQMIQRHEHHHHHEHHHHYHHFYQT; encoded by the exons ATGGAGCATTCTCTTTGTCAGGACTTGTTATCTGACTGGGGAG TGGCTTTGCCTCCAGAGAAGACAGATGGAGTTTGCAGTggagatgaaaagaaagcagaaaaagaaagtgacaCACGCACAGGTTccaagaagcagctgaaatttGAA GAATTGCAATGTGATGTGTCTGTAGAGGAAGATAACAGGCAAGAATGGACCTTCACTCTGTATGACTTTGATAACAACGGAAGAGTCACCCGCGAG GATATTACCAGCTTGCTTCACACCATCTATGAGGTAGTTGATGCCTCAGTAAACCATTCTCCTAGTTCCAGCAAAACTCTGCGAGTGAAGCTTACTGTGGCACCAGACGGCAGCCAGAAGAAAAGGAGTATCTTGCTAAATCACACTG ATGTGCAGAGCGCCAGGCACAGAGCGGAGAGCAAAGCTAACGAAGAAGGGAGGAGCGCTGAGAAGAAGCAGCGGGCTGCTCTCAG ATATCACCAGAGTGAGAACAATCCAGAGCAAAGTGGGTGCTATCGCCATTGCGTTGATGAGAACATTGAAAGGAGAAACCACTATTTGGATCTTGCAGGAATAGAAAACTACACATCAAAGTTTGGGCCAG gatctcctccagcagctcaaaAACATGACCCACCAAGCCGCGTTGTGAATCAGACCAGATCCCGTTCTCATGAACCCGACACCTTCCACGCTCACCATAGGAAATCTCAAGTGGTGGATCCGAGCCACGTCCATCTAGCTGAGAGTTCGTATGCCAAGATTGCCGAAATCCAACAGCGGCTCCGGAACCAGGACTCCAACAAGCACTTTGTGAGGTCTCCCAAGGCCCAGGGCAAAAACATTGCCGCTGTGCATCCTGGAAGGGCGgtcagaaataaagcttttccaGGGGCGCCCATGGCCATGGCTTCCCCGAGTGCGCGGGTGGGCCAGAATCTTCCTTACCTCCCCTTGCAGTCCCAACAGGTTCACAAGAAGCATAAGCAGAGGGCGAAGGAGAATCACCAAATGTGCAAAAACTTCCAGTCTCCGGGGACAGTTGTGGAAAAGGAACACGTGAGAGACCTGCCCACGGTCATTTTATATGAAGGCCAAGTTGGACAAATGATACAGAGACAcgaacaccaccaccaccatgaGCACCACCACCACTACCATCACTTCTACCAGACATAG
- the NKD1 gene encoding protein naked cuticle homolog 1 isoform X3 has translation MDLSGEGYRDTIGDEHFHLEVALPPEKTDGVCSGDEKKAEKESDTRTGSKKQLKFEELQCDVSVEEDNRQEWTFTLYDFDNNGRVTREDITSLLHTIYEVVDASVNHSPSSSKTLRVKLTVAPDGSQKKRSILLNHTDVQSARHRAESKANEEGRSAEKKQRAALRYHQSENNPEQSGCYRHCVDENIERRNHYLDLAGIENYTSKFGPGSPPAAQKHDPPSRVVNQTRSRSHEPDTFHAHHRKSQVVDPSHVHLAESSYAKIAEIQQRLRNQDSNKHFVRSPKAQGKNIAAVHPGRAVRNKAFPGAPMAMASPSARVGQNLPYLPLQSQQVHKKHKQRAKENHQMCKNFQSPGTVVEKEHVRDLPTVILYEGQVGQMIQRHEHHHHHEHHHHYHHFYQT, from the exons TGGCTTTGCCTCCAGAGAAGACAGATGGAGTTTGCAGTggagatgaaaagaaagcagaaaaagaaagtgacaCACGCACAGGTTccaagaagcagctgaaatttGAA GAATTGCAATGTGATGTGTCTGTAGAGGAAGATAACAGGCAAGAATGGACCTTCACTCTGTATGACTTTGATAACAACGGAAGAGTCACCCGCGAG GATATTACCAGCTTGCTTCACACCATCTATGAGGTAGTTGATGCCTCAGTAAACCATTCTCCTAGTTCCAGCAAAACTCTGCGAGTGAAGCTTACTGTGGCACCAGACGGCAGCCAGAAGAAAAGGAGTATCTTGCTAAATCACACTG ATGTGCAGAGCGCCAGGCACAGAGCGGAGAGCAAAGCTAACGAAGAAGGGAGGAGCGCTGAGAAGAAGCAGCGGGCTGCTCTCAG ATATCACCAGAGTGAGAACAATCCAGAGCAAAGTGGGTGCTATCGCCATTGCGTTGATGAGAACATTGAAAGGAGAAACCACTATTTGGATCTTGCAGGAATAGAAAACTACACATCAAAGTTTGGGCCAG gatctcctccagcagctcaaaAACATGACCCACCAAGCCGCGTTGTGAATCAGACCAGATCCCGTTCTCATGAACCCGACACCTTCCACGCTCACCATAGGAAATCTCAAGTGGTGGATCCGAGCCACGTCCATCTAGCTGAGAGTTCGTATGCCAAGATTGCCGAAATCCAACAGCGGCTCCGGAACCAGGACTCCAACAAGCACTTTGTGAGGTCTCCCAAGGCCCAGGGCAAAAACATTGCCGCTGTGCATCCTGGAAGGGCGgtcagaaataaagcttttccaGGGGCGCCCATGGCCATGGCTTCCCCGAGTGCGCGGGTGGGCCAGAATCTTCCTTACCTCCCCTTGCAGTCCCAACAGGTTCACAAGAAGCATAAGCAGAGGGCGAAGGAGAATCACCAAATGTGCAAAAACTTCCAGTCTCCGGGGACAGTTGTGGAAAAGGAACACGTGAGAGACCTGCCCACGGTCATTTTATATGAAGGCCAAGTTGGACAAATGATACAGAGACAcgaacaccaccaccaccatgaGCACCACCACCACTACCATCACTTCTACCAGACATAG